ACACCAACGATATTTTTTTGCCAGAACAATGGTTATGCAATAAGCGTTCCTTTTAATCAACAATCTGCTTCAAAGACGATCGCCCAACGAGCTGGAGCTTATGATATGAAAGGTGTTCGTGTTGATGGGAATGATGTCATTGCGGTTTATTTGACTGTTATGGAAGCAGTTGAACGAGCACGAAAAGGGGAAGGTCCAACGTTAATTGAAGCAGTGACATACCGTTATGGAGCTCATACGACAGCTGATGATCCATCCAAATATCGTGATCAAGAAAACCTCTCTATTGAGTGGCGGGAAAAATTTGATCCAATAACACGGTTGCAAAAATATTTAACAAATCGAGGTCTTTTGGATCAGGAACGAGAAGACCAATTATTAATAGAAGCTGAAAGAAAGATTGATGAGGAATTAAAACGAGCTGAAAGCTATCCGAAAGCTGACCCTCTCAAAATGTTTGAGCACGTATATGCTGATACGCCTTGGAATATCAAGGAGCAACAAGAAGATCTGCGAACGTTTATGACAAAGGAAGTGAAGTCACTTTGAGTAGAAAAGTAACAATGATTCAAGCGATCTCAGAAGTGTTAGATCAAAAGTTGGCTGAAGATCGGAGGGTGATGCTCTTAGGAGAAGATATTGGAAAAAACGGTGGTGTATTCAGGGCGACAGATGGATTATATGAGAAGCACGGAGCCGATCGAGTTGTTGACACTCCTTTAGCTGAATCAGGAATTATCGGCTCCTCAATAGGTTTAGCTATGAATGGAAAAGTCCCTGTTGTGGAAATACAGTTTCTTGCGTTCATTTATCCTGGGTTTGAACAAATTGTATCTCATGCAGCGAGAATGAGGTACCGTACCCGTGGTCAATTTGAGGTACCAATGGTGATCCGTACTCCATATGGGGCAGGTATACGAGGCCCTGAACTTCATTCAGAAAGTGTAGAGACATTTTTTGCCCATACACCTGGGTTAAAAGTGGTTGTACCTAGTAACCCTTATGATGCTAAAGGGTTACTAGCTTCGGCAATTGAAGAGAAAGATCCTGTAATTTTTCTTGAACCAACAAAACTATATCGTGCCTTTAAGGAAGAAGTACCTGAAGAGTTGTACCGAGTGCCCTTAGGGAAAGCAAACGTCATAAAAGAAGGGGCAGACTTAACGATTTTTGCATGGGGAGCTATGGTTAGGGAGGCTTTAAATGCAGCGAAACGAGCGGAGGAAGAGAAAGGGTGGAGCTGTGAAGTTGTTGATATTCGTTCCCTTTACCCATTAGACCGAGAGGCAATTATACATTCAGTGAAAAAAACTGGGCGAGCAATCATTGTCCAGGAAGCACATAAGACAGCTGGATTAGGTGGGGAGATCATTTCTCTCATCAATGAGGAAGCACTTATCTATTTAAAAGCTCCGATTAAACGTATATCAGGATTTGATGTCCCAGTACCACAATTTTCAGTTGAAGATGAATACTTACCAACAGTAGAAAGAGTTACAAAAGGGATTCATGAAACGGTATTATTTTAAATTGCGATCGGTGTTAGGAGGGAGAGTATGGTTGAATTCAAACTCCCAGATGTTGGGGAAGGAATGCATGAAGGAGAAATTACAAAATGGCTCATAAAAGAGGGGGATTTTGTTAAACAAGATCAGCAAGTAGTAGAAGTTCAAACAGATAAAGTGAATACAGAACTAACGTCACCTTCAACTGGAAGAGTTCATAAGATTTATTTCAAAGAAGGTGACGTTGTAGAAGTTGGTACGACTATTTTTACGATCATTGAAGAGGAAGGAGATAGTGAAGCCTCTAATAACATTAGTAATTCTACAACATCTGAAAATATGAGTCGGATTACGAGTTTTGTCTCTACTATTCAAAAGGAAGGGACGTTTCGGAGAGATTTAGCAACGCCGTATGTTAGGCAAAAGGCTAGAGAAATGTCCGTTGATCTAAAGGAAGTAGCGGGAACGGGTCCAGCTGGTCGGATCACAGAAGAAGACTTATTAACCTACTCAAAAGTAAATGTTAATGAAAATGCTGAAAGTCAAAATGACAATGTCCGAGCCAACTCGATAAAAGACCATGTACCTTCTGAACCTAATGTAGAAGAGCGGGTACAGTTAACAGGTATAAGGAAAAGTATTGCTAAACAGATGACAAAGTCAGTGTCAGCGATTCCGCATGTAACGCATGTTGATGATTTGCACATAGGACCGTTAAAAGAATTTAGAAAAGACATGAAATCATTTGCAGAGCAAAAGGGTATAAAGCTAACATTCCTACCGTTTTTTATAAAAGCAATTGTTATTGCCTTGAAGGAGTTTCCTTACTTGAATGCTTCTTTAGATGAAGATAAGAACGAAATCGTATTAAAGAAGTATTACCACATAGGTATTGCGACTAATACAAATAAAGGTCTTGTTGTTCCTGTTATAAAAAATGCTGATATAAAGAGTATTTTCCAACTGGCAGATGAGATTCGCGAATTAGCGGATCAAGCTAGAGAAGGAAAACTTTCGTTAGAACATACGACTGGAAGTACGTTTACAATTAGTAACGTAGGACCTATAGGTGGATTACACGCAACACCAATTATTAACCATCCTGAAGTAGCAATACTTGCTTTGCATAAAATGGAACCACGTATGGTTGTTCGTG
The Bacillus shivajii DNA segment above includes these coding regions:
- a CDS encoding alpha-ketoacid dehydrogenase subunit beta codes for the protein MSRKVTMIQAISEVLDQKLAEDRRVMLLGEDIGKNGGVFRATDGLYEKHGADRVVDTPLAESGIIGSSIGLAMNGKVPVVEIQFLAFIYPGFEQIVSHAARMRYRTRGQFEVPMVIRTPYGAGIRGPELHSESVETFFAHTPGLKVVVPSNPYDAKGLLASAIEEKDPVIFLEPTKLYRAFKEEVPEELYRVPLGKANVIKEGADLTIFAWGAMVREALNAAKRAEEEKGWSCEVVDIRSLYPLDREAIIHSVKKTGRAIIVQEAHKTAGLGGEIISLINEEALIYLKAPIKRISGFDVPVPQFSVEDEYLPTVERVTKGIHETVLF
- a CDS encoding dihydrolipoamide acetyltransferase family protein, translating into MVEFKLPDVGEGMHEGEITKWLIKEGDFVKQDQQVVEVQTDKVNTELTSPSTGRVHKIYFKEGDVVEVGTTIFTIIEEEGDSEASNNISNSTTSENMSRITSFVSTIQKEGTFRRDLATPYVRQKAREMSVDLKEVAGTGPAGRITEEDLLTYSKVNVNENAESQNDNVRANSIKDHVPSEPNVEERVQLTGIRKSIAKQMTKSVSAIPHVTHVDDLHIGPLKEFRKDMKSFAEQKGIKLTFLPFFIKAIVIALKEFPYLNASLDEDKNEIVLKKYYHIGIATNTNKGLVVPVIKNADIKSIFQLADEIRELADQAREGKLSLEHTTGSTFTISNVGPIGGLHATPIINHPEVAILALHKMEPRMVVRDWEGVIRLMMNMSLSFDHRIIDGVTAVQFTNRLKEMLEEPKRLFMEMT